The Streptomyces hundungensis genome contains the following window.
AGGAGGTCAGCACATGTCCGAGTCCACGTGGGCCGTCCCAGAGCCGCGGAAGCTCACCTTCGACGAGCACGGCGGGCACGGCGGGCCGGTGACGAAGCTCCAGGTGCGCATCGTCAACGGAACGGTGAACGTCGTCGGTACCGAGGAAAGTTCCGCCCGCCTGGAGGTCTCCTCGGTCGAAGGACCGCCGCTGATCGTGACGCGCGACGGCTCCACGCTCACCGTCGGCTACGAGGATCTGCCCTGGCGCGGCTTCCTCAAATGGCTCGACCGCAAGGGCTGGAACCGCAGCGCGGTGGTCTCGCTCGCCGTGCCCGCCGACGCGGACGTCGAGGTCGGCACGGTCGGCGCGGGCTCCGTGGTCTCCGGGATCCGGGGGCGTACGGAGGTACGCGGCGTCAGCGGCGACACGACTCTCGTCAAGCTCGCGGGCCCGGTCCGGGCCGAGAGCGTCACCGGCAACCTGGAGGCCCAGGCCGTCACCGGTGACCTCCGCTTCAAGTCGGTCTCCGGCGATCTGACGGTCGTCGAGGGGGCCGGGCGCTGCGTGGCGGCGGAGTCGGTGAGCGGCGACATGCTGCTCGACCTCGACCCCGGCGCGCAGGCCACCGACATCCGGCTGACCACGGTCTCCGGCGAGGTCGCCATCCGGCTGCCGCACCCGGCCGACGCGCAGGTCGAGGCGAACACCGCGAGCGGGACCGTCTCCAGCGCGTTCGAGGACCTGCGGGTCAGCGGGCAGTGGGGCACGAAGAAGATCACCGGCACGTTGGGGGCGGGCAACGGGACGCTCAGGGCGACGACGGTTTCCGGGTCCATCGCGCTGTTGCGACGGCCGACGCAGGAGGAGCCGCCTGCCGGGGCGGGGGGCCCGGGAGGTTCGGCGGGCTCGGGAGGTTCGGCCGGCTCGGGAGGTTCGGCCGGCCCTGACAGCTCGGCGGGCCCTGACGGTGCGGGGGCCCCTGACAGTTGGCCGGGCCCTGACAGTTGGGCGAGCGCGACCGACTCGACCGGTCCGGACGGTTCGGCCGGGCCGGACAGTTCTGCCAGTTCGGCCGATCCGACCAAGAAGGTGCTCTGACATGCCCCCCGTCTTCGCCCACGGCCGCCTCCGCCTCTACCTCCTCAATCTGCTCGACGAGGCCCCGCGCCACGGGTACGAGGTGATCCGTCTGCTCGAAGAACGCTTCCAGGGGCTGTACGCGCCCAGCGCCGGCACGGTCTACCCGCGGCTCGCCAAACTGGAGGCCGAGGGGCTCGTCACGCACACCACCGAGGGCGGCCGCAAGGTCTACTCGATCACCGACGCCGGCCGCGCCGAATTGGCGGGCCGGGGCGGTGAACTCGCCGACCTGGAGCTGGAGATCCGCGATTCCGTCTCCGAACTCGCCGCCGAGATCCGCGACGACGTACGGGGTGCGGCGGGCAGCCTGCGCGAGGACATGCGCCGCGCGGCGCGCGAAGCCCGTACGGGGCAGGCCTCGGCCGGCGCCGGCCGAGGTGCCCGGAAGGGGTTCCCCGAGGCGTCCGACTTCTTCGACAACGCGTGGGGCGACGGGGAGGCCTGGCAGCAGGCGAAGGAGGAGTTCAAGCGGGCGAAGCAGGAGTGGAAGGAGCAGGCGCGCCGGGCGAAGGACGAGTCCCGGCGGGCCCGCGACGAGGCCCAGCAAGCGCGTCGGCAGGCCAAGGAGGCCCAGGAGAAGGCGCGCGAGGAGATGCAGCGGGTCGCCCGGGACGTACAGCGGCAGGTGCAGGAGCACTTCGCGCGGGGCGATTGGCCGACGGGGGTGCGCGAGGGGCTCGCGGAGATCACCAAGGAGTTGGGGCGGTTCGGGTTCGGGCCGAGCACGGCCCCGGGTTCGGGTCCGGCCTCCGAGGGCGGTGCCGCCGCAGCGGACGTCACCGTCGAGCGGGTGGATCTCGGCAAGCCGGATGCCGGGGGTGGGACCGGGCCGGAGTGGGCGCGGGAGGAGCCGTCCGGGGACCCGGCGCGGGATCTCGACCGGCTGCTCGACCGGTTCCGGGACGACATTCGGGATGCGGCCCGGGATCACGGGGTGACGTCGGCGCAGCTCGCGGAGGCGCGCGGGCACTTGGCCGAGGCGGCGGTCCGCATCGGGTCGGCGTTGCGGCCCCCGCGCGCGTAGGGCTTTGGGGGTGCCCCCCGGCGCTGCCCACCCACCCACCCGCCCGTGCAGCGGGTTGGTCGGTACCGGCCCCCTGGGGCACCTCGCCCACCCACCCGCCCGTAGGCGCAGGGTTGGATGGCCCGGGCCTCCTGGGGCTCCGCCCCAGACCCCGATCGCGCCTGAACGGCGCTCGTCCTCAATCGCCGGACAGGCTGAAGATGCCTGCGCTGGCCAGCACCGAGCAGTTACAAGCTGAGGTGGCGTGTGCGGGCCAGCACCGAGCACTTAGGGGCGCGGGGAACTGCGCGACCAGCCACCCGCGACCCGCAGACGAAACGGGCTTTGGGGGCGCGAGGAACTGCGCGAGAAGCGACCACGGTCCGCACACGACGGCGGGTTTTGAGGGGCGCGAGGAACTGCGCGACCAGCCCCGCGCGGCCCGCAGACGAAAACGGGTTTTTCAGGGGCGCGGGGAACTGCGCGAGAAGCGACCCCGACCCGCACACGACGGCGGGTTTCAGGGGCGCGGGGAACTGCGCGACCAGCCCCGCACGGCCCGCAGGCGAAAGCGGGTTTTCAGGGGCGCGGGGAACTGCGCGAGAAGGGGGCACGGCCCGCAGGGTCGAGAGGGGGTTCAGGGGCGCGAGGAACTGCGCGGCCAGGCATCAGCGGCCCGCAGGATCGAGGGGGTCAAGGGGCGCGGGGAACTGCGCAGAAAGGCCCGCCGCTCAGGCGGCCCGCAGGATCGAGGGGGTCAAGGGGCGCGGGGAACTGCGCAGAAAGGCCCGCCGCTCAGGCGGCCCGCAGGGACAGCACCCCCTCCACACCCCCATACGTCCCCCCGAACTCCGCAAGCACCTCCCCCACCACCCCCACCCCCGCCGCAACCGCGAGCAGCAGATGCTCATCCCCGATGTGCTTCTGCTTGCGCGCCAGCGCGATCCGCAGCGCCCTCTCCAGGACCTTCTTCGACTCCTTCGTGAAGGAGGGCCGACCCGAGGGCCACGCCTTGCCCCGGGGGGCGTCGGCCAGCGCGCCGGGGCCGTGGGTCTGTTCCACCCTCGCGACGATCTCCTCGACGGAGATGCCGAGTTCGGACAGGGCCGCCGTGTCCGCCTTGGACAGGCCGCCCCGTCGCCGCGCGGCGGCCAGCGCCTCGATGAGCTCTGCGCGGCGGTCGGTGACCCCGAGGGACGCGAGCGCGAAGGCCGCCTTGGTGCCCTCGCGATCGAGCAGGGCCAGGAGCAGGTGTTCCTCGGTCACCACCGGGGACCCGGCCCGCGACGCGTGCTCGACCGCACCCGTCACCACCCCGCGCGCATGCACCGTAAACCGCTCGAACATCAATTCCTCCCGTGCTTCTTGTGGACGGCCTGACGGCTGATCCCCAGCTCGGTGGCGATCTCCTGCCATGACCAGCCCTGGTTACGGGCGCTTCGCACCTGGACGGATTCGAGCTGCTCCAGGAGCCGGCGCAGCGCGGCGACGGCTCGCAGTCCGATCCTCGGGTCGCGGTCGCCGGCCCGTGCGGCGAGATCGGTGGCCTCGGTCATGCATGTCAATTTACGTTGACAGACCCGATCCGTCAACCAACGTTGACAAGGGCGGGGCGGG
Protein-coding sequences here:
- a CDS encoding HTH domain-containing protein; translation: MTEATDLAARAGDRDPRIGLRAVAALRRLLEQLESVQVRSARNQGWSWQEIATELGISRQAVHKKHGRN
- a CDS encoding Clp protease N-terminal domain-containing protein, translating into MFERFTVHARGVVTGAVEHASRAGSPVVTEEHLLLALLDREGTKAAFALASLGVTDRRAELIEALAAARRRGGLSKADTAALSELGISVEEIVARVEQTHGPGALADAPRGKAWPSGRPSFTKESKKVLERALRIALARKQKHIGDEHLLLAVAAGVGVVGEVLAEFGGTYGGVEGVLSLRAA
- a CDS encoding DUF4097 family beta strand repeat-containing protein, with amino-acid sequence MSESTWAVPEPRKLTFDEHGGHGGPVTKLQVRIVNGTVNVVGTEESSARLEVSSVEGPPLIVTRDGSTLTVGYEDLPWRGFLKWLDRKGWNRSAVVSLAVPADADVEVGTVGAGSVVSGIRGRTEVRGVSGDTTLVKLAGPVRAESVTGNLEAQAVTGDLRFKSVSGDLTVVEGAGRCVAAESVSGDMLLDLDPGAQATDIRLTTVSGEVAIRLPHPADAQVEANTASGTVSSAFEDLRVSGQWGTKKITGTLGAGNGTLRATTVSGSIALLRRPTQEEPPAGAGGPGGSAGSGGSAGSGGSAGPDSSAGPDGAGAPDSWPGPDSWASATDSTGPDGSAGPDSSASSADPTKKVL
- a CDS encoding PadR family transcriptional regulator; protein product: MPPVFAHGRLRLYLLNLLDEAPRHGYEVIRLLEERFQGLYAPSAGTVYPRLAKLEAEGLVTHTTEGGRKVYSITDAGRAELAGRGGELADLELEIRDSVSELAAEIRDDVRGAAGSLREDMRRAAREARTGQASAGAGRGARKGFPEASDFFDNAWGDGEAWQQAKEEFKRAKQEWKEQARRAKDESRRARDEAQQARRQAKEAQEKAREEMQRVARDVQRQVQEHFARGDWPTGVREGLAEITKELGRFGFGPSTAPGSGPASEGGAAAADVTVERVDLGKPDAGGGTGPEWAREEPSGDPARDLDRLLDRFRDDIRDAARDHGVTSAQLAEARGHLAEAAVRIGSALRPPRA